In Malania oleifera isolate guangnan ecotype guangnan chromosome 8, ASM2987363v1, whole genome shotgun sequence, a single window of DNA contains:
- the LOC131162523 gene encoding transcription factor bHLH57-like: MLVAQIKQGGERERESEAVMERLQGTINPSFFGEQLEGELCLEQESRVASELGHEFVDARSFRFEEETKTGLEDNMPFLQMLQSVESSHFVPFTEPSFQVMLLGLQHQKKPLQITHSPEITAGRNVQAIEHESCVTHDMPEMPTPVKSKEREHPKSRPPAAPCRERRKRKRTRAMKNKEEVETQRMTHIAVERNRRRQMNDHLNALKSLMPASYIQRGDQASIIGGAIDFVKQLEQLLQSLEAQKRMKEAEEDGDGCPTASSSTPFGCLFTAPQPQQQYDNGSVSAPGNKLSSSEAEIDVTVSVVQTHANMKIQCRRRPGQLLKGIVAMEDLRLTVLHLNITSSQCSVLYSFNLKIEEDCKLGSADEIAAAVHQIFSFINGSR, translated from the exons ATGTTGGTAGCCCAGATAAAgcaaggaggagagagagagagagagagtgaagctGTAATGGAGAGGCTCCAAGGAACCATTAATCCTTCT TTCTTTGGAGAACAGCTGGAGGGTGAGTTGTGTTTGGAGCAAGAAAGCAGAGTAGCTTCGGAATTAGGGCATGAATTTGTGGACGCAAGGAGTTTCAGATTTGAAGAAGAAACAAAAACAGGCTTAGAGGACAATATGCCTTTCCTTCAGATGCTGCAAAGCGTGGAATCCTCACATTTCGTACCCTTCACGGAGCCCAGCTTTCAGGTGATGCTCTTGGGATTACAGCACCAGAAAAAGCCATTACAGATCACCCATTCGCCGGAAATCACCGCCGGCCGGAACGTTCAGGCCATAGAGCACGAAAGCTGCGTCACCCACGACATGCCGGAGATGCCTACGCCTGTCAAATCCAAGGAACGGGAACACCCTAAATCTCGGCCCCCGGCGGCCCCTTGCCGGGAGAGGAGAAAGCGGAAGAGAACGAGGGCGATGAAGAACAAGGAGGAGGTGGAAACCCAGCGCATGACCCACATTGCCGTCGAGCGCAACCGGCGCCGCCAAATGAACGACCACCTCAATGCACTGAAATCCCTCATGCCCGCATCCTACATCCAAAGG GGTGACCAAGCATCCATTATTGGCGGCGCAATCGACTTCGTGAAACAGCTGGAGCAACTGCTTCAATCTCTGGAGGCTCAGAAGAGGATGAAGGAAGCCGAAGAAGACGGAGATGGCTGCCCCACGGCGTCGTCCTCCACGCCGTTCGGCTGTTTGTTCACGGCGCCGCAGCCGCAGCAGCAGTACGACAACGGGAGTGTTTCAGCGCCGGGGAACAAGTTGTCGTCGTCGGAGGCGGAAATCGACGTTACAGTGAGCGTGGTCCAAACGCACGCGAACATGAAAATTCAGTGCCGGAGGAGGCCGGGGCAGCTGCTCAAGGGCATTGTTGCCATGGAAGATCTCAGACTAACAGTGTTGCATCTCAACATTACCTCCTCACAGTGCTCCGTTCTTTACTCCTTCAATCTCAag ATAGAGGAAGATTGCAAGTTGGGATCAGCAGATGAGATTGCAGCAGCAGTTCATCAGATCTTTAGCTTTATCAATGGCAGCCGATAG